ACCGCTGGACGCTGGGTCGAGGCCGACTACGTCGTTCGGGACGGCGGCGGCAAGGACACCACCCTGACGGTCGTTAGCGCTTATGTGCACTCCGGCGAAGCGGACACGCCCAAGCAGGTGGACAAGTACCGCTTCCTGGATGTCATGACCACGAGGCTTCCGGAACTTGCCAAGCACAGTGAGCATGCACTCGTTGTGGGCGACCTCAACGTGGGCCACACCGAGCTCGACATCAAGAATTGGAAGGGCAACACCAAGCGTGCCGGTTTCCTTCCTGAGGAGCGCGCGTACTTCGACCGCTTCTTCGGCGACGAGATCGGATGGAGGGATGTCCACAGGGGCCTGGCAGGAAATGTCGATGGCCCCTACACCTGGTGGTCCCAGCGCGGTAAGGCCTTCGACACTGACACAGGCTGGCGCATCGACTACCACATGGCCACTCCTGGACTCGCGGCAGCCGCACTTTCGGCCGTCGTCGACCGGGCGCCGTCGTGGGACACCCGTTTCTCCGACCACGCACCGCTGGTAGTCGACTACCAGCTCTAGGCTTTCGAAAGTTTTCCTCATGACCAGTTCCACCACGACTGAACCCGCTGCAGCTGCAGCCAAGGCAACATCCACCAAACTGGCCGCCGGAGCAAGGCACCGCGTGCTGTCCGGCATGCAGCCCTCTGCTGACTCCCTCCACCTGGGCAACTACCTGGGTGCCTTGGTCAACTGGGTCCGCATGCAGGACGAATATGACGCCATCTTCTTCATCCCGGACCTGCATGCCATTACGGTGCCGCAGGATCCCGCCGAGCTGGCCCGCCGGACACGCGTCACCGCTGCGCAGTACATCGCCGGCGGCGTAGATGTGGACAAGTGCACGCTGTTCGTCCAGTCCCAGGTTCCTGAGCACGCCCAGCTGGCGTGGGTTCTGGGCTGCATCACTGGCTTCGGCGAGGCCTCGCGCATGATCCAGTTCAAGGACAAGTCGCTGCAACACGGTTCGGACCACGCGAGCGTCGGGCTCTTCACGTACCCGATCCTGCAGGCAGCCGACATCCTGCTGTACCAGCCACACGGGGTACCCGTAGGCGAAGACCAGCGGCAGCACATTGAACTGAGCCGGGACCTCGCCCAGCGCTTCAACAGCCGGTACGGTGAGACGTTCCAGGTGCCGCAGGCCTTCATCCAGAAGGAAACGGCCAAGATCTACGATCTCCAGAACCCGACGGCCAAGATGTCCAAGTCCGCGGAGTCGCCGGCCGGCCTGATCAACCTGCTCGATGATCCGAAGATCACGGCCAAACGCATCAAGTCGGCAGTCACGGACACCGAGACGGAAATCCGTTTCGACCGCGAAGCCAAGCCAGGAGTGTCCAACCTGCTGAGCATCTACTCGTCCATCAGTGGCCAACCGGTGGAGAAGATCGTGGCGGACTACGAAGGCAAGATGTACGGCCACCTGAAGGTCGACCTCGCTGAACTCGTTGCAACCCATCTCGGGCCGATCCGGGACCGCGCCAACGAGCTTCTGGCCGATCCGGCCGAGCTCGACCGGCTCCTCGCCCATGGGGCGGACAAAGCCCGGGAGATCGCCTCGGCCACGCTCGCCGACGTCTACGCCAAGGTGGGCTTCCTGCCTTACGGCGGAGCACAAGGAATCCGCTAAAGCCATGTGCGCAGCTGGCAAGCTCAGCGTCCAGGCCGGCTCCCTTTCAAGGGGAGCCGGCCAGGCGGCTGACGCCCGCCTGGACACGGGCGCACACCAGTCTGCCAGCGCATGCGGGGACAACATGTGCGTAGGGGTCATCCTGGGTTTCCCCCGTGAAGTCGCCCAGGAACTGCAGCAATGGCGTGCATCCTTCGGCGATCCGATGGCGGAAGTCATCCCGGCCCACATCACCCTCGTCACCACGACGCCTGCCCAGGACTGGGAAGCAACCCTCGAACACGTTCGCGATGTCGCCCGGCGCCAGGCACCATTCGAGATCACGATTTCCGGCACGGGCTCCTTCCGTCCGGTGTCCCCGGTGGTGTTCCTGAAGGTCGAAGACGGTTTCGAGGAGTGTGTGGGCCTGCACGAACAACTGCAGACCGGCCCCCTCGAACGCGAACTTCCTTTCCCCTACCACCCGCACGTGACGGTAGCCCACGACGTCGCTCCCGCAAGCTTGGACGAGGCCGAAATGGTGCTCAAGAACTACAGCGCCACCTTCCCTGTGGTTAGCATGGGACTTTACGAGCACGACGACAATGGCATTTGGCAGCTACGGGAAGAGCTCGACTTTGGCGGCGACGCAGACCAAGCACGGAAAAACACAGCACAACGACCGGCAGCAGGCCGAAAGGCCACCACTGCCGACTGAAGGGGCGCAGCTGAAGCTGCAGCTCATTCACCGTCAGGTCGAATGGGGCAAAGCCAGGCGCTCAGGCAATAGGGGCGCCACAATACCGGCGTTCATCAATCTGGCCCTCGCCCGGCTGAGCAACTTCCGGCCCATGCGCGCCTTCAACCTCTACAACCTGCGCCACGGACCGCTGTTGAGCGCCGGCATAGGCTTCACCATGTTCTTCTCCATCACAGGACTGCTGGCCACGGGATTCGCCGTGACCGGCTTGGTCCTCAATGGGCAACCCCAACTGGTTGATTCAATCGTCTCGAGCGTCGCCACGGCTGCCCCGGGACTCCTGAAAACCAACGGCGGCAACGGCCTGGTGGATCCGCATGATCTCCTCAATCCCACAGGACTCGGTTGGACTGCCGCCATAGCCGCCGTCGTCACGGTATTTACCGCGCTCGGCTGGATCGCCGGGATCCGGGAGGGTCTTCGCGGAGTCTCCGGGCTGGAGTCCGTACAAGAGAACCCCCTGCTGATGAAGGCCCGCGACGCCGGTACCCTCCTGCTGCTCGGCGCAGCCTTGGTGGTCAGCGCCGGTGTTTCGCTGGTGTTCGGGACGGCAGCCGGATGGATCATCGAACGGCTCGGGTTGGCCGACGCCGTTGCCGGCCCCGTCACGTGGCTCGTTCGCACGGCCGTTCCACTGGTCCTCAACTGGGCGACGGCGGTGATCATGTTCCGCTTCGCAGGCCGCCTGAAACTTCGCCGCCAAGCGTTCGTGGAAGGAACAGTGCTGGCCGGAATCGGAACCACCATCCTCCAGATCTTCAGCACGGAGTTGCTGGCGAATGCCGGACGGAACCCCATCCTGGCCTCATTCGCCATCATCATCGGGCTTCTGATCTGGTTCAACCTGGTCAGCCAGGTCTACTTGGTCTCCGGGGCGTGGGCGGCCGTCCGGGAAGCGGATACCGGCGCACAAGAGCACCCCAAGCCGGCCCTCGGATCGCGGCACCCTTCGCCGCGCACGTTCCACGCAAGGGACTCCTGAAGTCAGCCAGCGCCCCAACTGACTGGCAGTTGTTGTCGTTTTGGAGCTTCATAACGACAACAACTGCGAGTTAGTTGGGCTGGGTCTCGCGCTAGTCGCCGAGGTATTGCCCGGCCCAGGCGGAGATGATCCCTGCAACCCGGGCTGCTTGTCCTTTGCCCGTCAAAAGGTGGTCGCTGCCTTCGAGCGAAATGAAGCTCCGCGGGTGCCGTGCCGTCTGGAAGATTTCGCTGGCGTTGTCGATGCCCACGGTGTTGTCTGTGGGGGAGTGCAGCACCATGAGGGGCCTGTGCAGGGTACGGATGCAATCCCTGAGATCGGCCTTCTCCACGTCTTCCACAAAGTGTCGGCGAACCTCCATGCGCCTGCCGCCCAAATTGACCTCAGCGCTGCCTTCGCTGAGAATCGTGCTGACTTCGGCGTCGAACATGTGCTCCACATGCCTGGGCTGGAACGGGGCGCCGACAGTCGCCACGGCACGTACCTCCGGGAGGCTGAGGGCGGCGGCCAACACGGCGGCCCCGCCGAAGGAGTGGCCCACGAGCAGGGAGATTTCCTTGCCTTCGGCTCGCATGAACTCTGCGGCGCGGATGGTGTCTGCCACTTTCACGCTGAACGATCCTGCTGACCAATCGCCGGCTGAGTCACCCAGTCCAAGGTTGTCGAAGCGAAGCATGCCGACCCCGAGATCCGCCAAGCCTTTGCAGATGCGCGAGGCTGACGGGCTGTCCTTTCCGAGGGTCAGACCATGGGAAAACACACCCCAGCCCCTGACAGGGCCCTCAGGCACGTCCACGATCCCAGCCAGGAGATCTCCGGTGCTGCCTTCGAAGGTGATCTTCGTGGATTTGGACACCTGTCCGCCTTTCGTTGTGCGAGCGAGTCTTAAACAACGACGACGGCGGACCCCACCAAGGGGACGCCGTCGTCGTCGTATTCTAAATTCCGGACTAGATCTTGCGTGCCAGGATGGCCTGCTTGACCTCGGCGATGGCCTGGGTCACCTGGATGCCACGCGGGCAAGCCTCCGAGCAGTTGAAGGTAGTGCGGCAGCGCCACACGCCTTCCTTGTCGTTGAGGATCTCCAAGCGCATGTCACCGGCATCGTCGCGCGAATCGAAGATGAAGCGGTGCGCGTTCACGATGGCGGCCGGGCCGAAATACTGGCCGTCCGTCCAGAACACGGGGCAGGACGACGTGCAGGCAGCGCACAGGATGCACTTGGTGGTGTCGTCGAACCGTTCACGGTCCTCGACCGACTGCAGGCGTTCCTTGGTGGGCTCGTGGCCCTTGTTGATCAGGAACGGCATGACCTCGCGGAAGGACTGGAAGAACGGCTCCATGTCCACGATCAGGTCCTTCTCCACCGGGAGGCCCTTGATCGGTTCAACTGTGATGGGCTTGGAGGTGTCCAGGTCCTTCAGCAGGGTCTTGCACGCGAGGCGGTTACGGCCGTTGATGCGCATGGCGTCGGAGCCACAAACGCCGTGGGCACAGGAACGGCGGAAGGACAGCGAGCCGTCGATCTCCCACTTGATCTTGTGCAGGGCGTCCAGCACGCGGTCGGTACCGTACATCGTCAGCTGGTGGTCTTCCCATGCGGGCTCTTCCGAGACCTCCGGGTTGTAGCGTCGCACTCGCAGCGTGATATTGAAGGTGGGAATTTCCCCTCCTCCACCAATGTGCGCGGGCAGCTCGATCTTGGATGCTGGCTCAGCAAGTTCAGCAGACATCTTAGTACTTCCTCACCATCGGCTCGTAGCGCGTAAAGACAACAGGCTTGGTGCCGAGTCGGATGCCCGCGATTGCTTCCGCAGATCCGTCCGCCGGGGCGTGCTCATCCTTATACGCCATGGAGTGCTTCATGAATTTCTCGTCGTCGCGCTCCGGGAAGTCCTCCCGGAAGTGGCCTCCACGGGACTCCTCGCGGTGCAGGGCAGCCACTGTCATGACTTTGGCAAGTTCCAGCAGGAAGCCCAGTTCCACCGCTTCGAGCAAGTCAAGGTTGAAGCGCTTTCCCTTGTCCTGGACGCTGATGCGCTGGTAGCGCTCCTCGAGGGA
This genomic interval from Arthrobacter sp. FW306-2-2C-D06B contains the following:
- a CDS encoding exodeoxyribonuclease III, with amino-acid sequence MSSALKKDFLRIATVNVNGIRAAFKKGMAEWLEPRDVDILCLQEVRAPDEVVQQLIGEGWYILHAEAEAKGRAGVAIASRQEPVATRVGIGDDYFATAGRWVEADYVVRDGGGKDTTLTVVSAYVHSGEADTPKQVDKYRFLDVMTTRLPELAKHSEHALVVGDLNVGHTELDIKNWKGNTKRAGFLPEERAYFDRFFGDEIGWRDVHRGLAGNVDGPYTWWSQRGKAFDTDTGWRIDYHMATPGLAAAALSAVVDRAPSWDTRFSDHAPLVVDYQL
- the trpS gene encoding tryptophan--tRNA ligase; translated protein: MTSSTTTEPAAAAAKATSTKLAAGARHRVLSGMQPSADSLHLGNYLGALVNWVRMQDEYDAIFFIPDLHAITVPQDPAELARRTRVTAAQYIAGGVDVDKCTLFVQSQVPEHAQLAWVLGCITGFGEASRMIQFKDKSLQHGSDHASVGLFTYPILQAADILLYQPHGVPVGEDQRQHIELSRDLAQRFNSRYGETFQVPQAFIQKETAKIYDLQNPTAKMSKSAESPAGLINLLDDPKITAKRIKSAVTDTETEIRFDREAKPGVSNLLSIYSSISGQPVEKIVADYEGKMYGHLKVDLAELVATHLGPIRDRANELLADPAELDRLLAHGADKAREIASATLADVYAKVGFLPYGGAQGIR
- a CDS encoding 2'-5' RNA ligase family protein, producing MCAAGKLSVQAGSLSRGAGQAADARLDTGAHQSASACGDNMCVGVILGFPREVAQELQQWRASFGDPMAEVIPAHITLVTTTPAQDWEATLEHVRDVARRQAPFEITISGTGSFRPVSPVVFLKVEDGFEECVGLHEQLQTGPLERELPFPYHPHVTVAHDVAPASLDEAEMVLKNYSATFPVVSMGLYEHDDNGIWQLREELDFGGDADQARKNTAQRPAAGRKATTAD
- a CDS encoding YihY/virulence factor BrkB family protein codes for the protein MAFGSYGKSSTLAATQTKHGKTQHNDRQQAERPPLPTEGAQLKLQLIHRQVEWGKARRSGNRGATIPAFINLALARLSNFRPMRAFNLYNLRHGPLLSAGIGFTMFFSITGLLATGFAVTGLVLNGQPQLVDSIVSSVATAAPGLLKTNGGNGLVDPHDLLNPTGLGWTAAIAAVVTVFTALGWIAGIREGLRGVSGLESVQENPLLMKARDAGTLLLLGAALVVSAGVSLVFGTAAGWIIERLGLADAVAGPVTWLVRTAVPLVLNWATAVIMFRFAGRLKLRRQAFVEGTVLAGIGTTILQIFSTELLANAGRNPILASFAIIIGLLIWFNLVSQVYLVSGAWAAVREADTGAQEHPKPALGSRHPSPRTFHARDS
- a CDS encoding alpha/beta hydrolase family protein, which translates into the protein MSKSTKITFEGSTGDLLAGIVDVPEGPVRGWGVFSHGLTLGKDSPSASRICKGLADLGVGMLRFDNLGLGDSAGDWSAGSFSVKVADTIRAAEFMRAEGKEISLLVGHSFGGAAVLAAALSLPEVRAVATVGAPFQPRHVEHMFDAEVSTILSEGSAEVNLGGRRMEVRRHFVEDVEKADLRDCIRTLHRPLMVLHSPTDNTVGIDNASEIFQTARHPRSFISLEGSDHLLTGKGQAARVAGIISAWAGQYLGD
- a CDS encoding succinate dehydrogenase iron-sulfur subunit; protein product: MSAELAEPASKIELPAHIGGGGEIPTFNITLRVRRYNPEVSEEPAWEDHQLTMYGTDRVLDALHKIKWEIDGSLSFRRSCAHGVCGSDAMRINGRNRLACKTLLKDLDTSKPITVEPIKGLPVEKDLIVDMEPFFQSFREVMPFLINKGHEPTKERLQSVEDRERFDDTTKCILCAACTSSCPVFWTDGQYFGPAAIVNAHRFIFDSRDDAGDMRLEILNDKEGVWRCRTTFNCSEACPRGIQVTQAIAEVKQAILARKI